The genomic window GACTGAGCAGTGTCTGTCCGTTGAGGTGGGAAGCTGATAGGAGGTggcggggccggggggggggggggggggggaggggagctgggagtgGGCCATGGCTCCAAGCTACTGGTCCATGTACCTTCATATACCATTGTCCCATTGGTCTTCACTCACAAAATAAGTATTCAGAGATGAAATCGTTTAAATTTCCTGTACTGTAACCACAGATCATTAAACCCCAAGCATGGGACTCTTCTGAGTGTGGGCCCCAGAACAACTACATGGGTCAAATGCCCATGAAGTTGGCCCCTTCCTCATCCTTCCCATCTCATCCTCTGGGAAGGACTAGGTCCTCCTCCAGTATTCATAGTGTCCCAAATCTTACACACTTCCCATCTCATTTTATCTATAATTTAAGTGTAATTGGTTTAATTATATTATgtttaattgatttaattaattaagcCCTGGGAAGATTAGAACTATGTCTACTGGCCCCAGAATGGGCCAGGGATATAATAGgcactaaataaaaatttattaaatgaatgagaaaGTTAATGAAGGATTGGTCCTTGGGCCTCCCTTCTTAAAAACTACGGGTTGTTTCGGATGACCTGAAAGTCCCTAACCTTTTTCAGATACCTACAAAGCAGCCAATAGAACAAGAGAGAGATAAATATCtgatttcccttccttttggTCTAATTCTAATTTTCCTCCTGTTGGATTGTATGGAGATGAATTGACAAGTAGGAATTAAGAGTCCACAGCTaggggctggctcagtgggttaaagcctctgccttcggctcaggtcatgatcccagggtccagggatcaagccccgcatcgggttctctgctcggcagggagcctgcttcctcctctctctcttgctgccgctctgcctatttgtgatctctgtctgtcaaataaataaataaaatctatataaataaataaataaataaataaataaaaagagtccACAGCTGGAAGCTGGCTCTGTGACCCTGAGTATCACctaccctctctgggcttcacccCAAAGGGATCAGATTAGGATCCCTCCATTGACTGTTAATAGTCTGTCCCACCTTGACATTTGAAGTGATATTCACTGCTTTGGAAAGGTTTCTGGTAAGGTTTTCCTCTTCCAGAAACTCATCATCCTGTGTCTGTGAGCTCTAGACCTGCCCAAGGCTTTGTAACTCCAGCCCACAggttaaaataaaggaaagtgcACAGGACCTTGTGAAATTTTTAGGGCAGCCATTTTGTTTCAAGATGGAAGATAACAGACCCAGTAACATAACCCCCTCCAGAGAGCAATTTCTTTTGAAAGTAGTCAACTTCTTAAGGAGTTGAAATGGAACAAAGGGCCCAAAATATGAAATCCTGAAGAGTGGGGGACCAAGAGCCCTCCTGGATTCAGGGACACTGAATACAAAGCCTGTCTTGTGGAAGGCTCAGGGCCGCCTCCCAGACTTGGTCGTATGGGTCCTGCCCACAGTTCATCTCACTCTCCGTCCATACTCAGGAACTCAGAGTTTTTTCTGTTTATAGCCAAGCACACACTTAAAATCCCAGCTTCTTAGCAGCTCAAGATAGATTCCCATGGAAACGGGCATAAAAGAGAGGCAAAgataaatatctttctttcagGCCCCGGATGCATGTTAAttggcctcctccctcccatccccgtGGTACAAATGCAGGACAAAGCCTGTTGAGATGGTGGGCCCATTGTCCTGTCTCCTCGGGGGCCTAGACTGTAAATGCCTGAGAGCTCAGTTTCTTATGAGGGCTTCCCCTAGAAGTTCTCTCACTGTCATTACATGGGCAACACAGTGATAATAAGAGCAGGTCCTAAAGTCAGAGAGGCCTGAGTTTGAGACCCTATGGCAGGATTTGCATGTggggtgaccctgggcaagttacccAAACTCTCAGAGCCTAGACTTCCTTGTCTTTTACATAGATTTAACGGTATTGCCTCACAGGGGGTAGTTAAGAGAATTAAGTAAgacaataacataaaatatttagcacaAAGGCATCCAGTAAGCACAGCATAAATGGTAACCATGTTTACTACTGTTTACTAAACCATGTTTACTAGCTGTTACGTCAAGTCAGCCCTTCACCTCCACAGggctcagtcttctcatctgtaagccagtgaggtggggaggagataGGACAATGGGATCCTGGAAAACCCCTTCCAGATCCGGCATTTCTGTGTCCATGTTATCGGTGAAAGGGCGAGGAGAACGTGGTCTAGAGCTCTAGAACACATGCTCTCTCGGAATCCCTAGATCCCACTCTCCCAGGAGGCAAGCTCCTTCTGGATGAGGTCCAGGAAAGAGAAAGTAGCCCTTGGCCTCCATTGCTCTGTAGCTGACCttactaagcctcagtttccacatccgTCAGATGGCACCGCTTTATGGGGTTGTTGTGTGGATTTTCTGAGCTTCCCCTCATcaaatgcttagcacagtgcttgggcACGGGGAGTCCTCGCTCAGTGCTGGCTGGTAATATTCCAGAATCCAGAGTTAGCAGGCTTGCTCTGCAAAGCTGTCAAGTGGCTCAGCCATGCAGGTGGCTGGGAGGGTGGGGTCTGTCTCCTCAGGAGACAGGAGCTCCAGCCGCCGCCCCCCCCAAACTAGCAGGCAGTCCACCAAGGGGGCCTCCCTCAGCCTGGGGCCGCAGGCCCATGGGTTGCGGGGGGCAGGAGGACCTCTCTTACCAGGCCAAGGTTCAGAGTGTTGTTGTCATCTTCTGGCATGGGCAGGTACACAGCCAGCGCCACACAGTTGGCAAAGATGGTGAGCAAGATGATGGTCTCAAAGGGTCTGGTGTCAGGGTTAAGGAGAGTGGGGTGTGGGATCGGTAACGTTAAGGGGAGTGGTGTGGTACGGGCACCTGttgctccttccctgctctcctgcAGGTTACAGAAATGGCCAGGTTCTCCTCGGGAACAGGTAACTTCCACTTAGCCGTGATGGCAACTTGAGGCACCAGCTCCTGGCTGAGGGCTACTCAGCTTCAAGGGCAGGAAGACTCAATGCTTCCCAGCAAGctcctgcccatcccccaacccgACCTGTCCCCTCTCCTGAGATGCCATGATTTTCTGAGATTCTGGCCAGACAATATGGGGGACTCACTCAGAGAACTGGCAAGGGCTGCTGGGGGCTGAATATCCAGAGGACAGGACGGGAAAGGGGAACCTGCAGAGGTGGTACCTGAATCAACACCCCCCCAACCTGAGGAAGGACCCGCTAAACCGACTGAGTCAGAGGCCCACCCCGCCTCCTCCCCAGCCACGCTCACACCCTGGGGTGTGCATCCCACACCCACTCCCTCCCAGGCACACCCGTCCCCTTCACAGTCATTTCCCAGGGGGCACCCCTGGGGCCCATTCCTTTGTGGGCGAGCCCCACAACCCATCCCATAGGCTGAGCCACTGGAAAGCGGGTGGTGGAGGGGGGGACCGGTTGCAGGATGGGAGGCACAGTGCACAGAAGGTTTGGACCGACCACCAGCTTCTCTTCCTGCCAGGGTTTGAAAAGAGGTGGACCACAGGGGCGGAAGCTGCAGAGGAGAAGGCGCAGAGGTACAGAGGATGGAGGAGAGAGATCCCACCGGGAGAAACTCGATCCCCAGGGCGCTGCACGTCAccaggtgtgggggggggggcaactcCGACCCCAGCCTTTCCAACTGGTCCCAAGTTTTTCTCATCCTTCCCATTAGCCCTTATCCCCCTATAGTCTAGGGAACAGCTGGTGGGCGCCCAGTCTTCCAGAACCttacagaaatatttcaaatattcctgacctctctctctgagAAGGCACTTGACCAGCCCTTCCCCCAGTCTCCTTCCCCAAATAACCCAGATATTTTCATCAGTCTTCCTCTCAGAGCTAATGCAAACAGAGAAAGGGTTGGCGAGTCCTTGTCCCCAGCATGGTATGTCTGAGCTATAACCGCCGGGCATCTCGGCCTGTTCCCCGAGCCCCCCGCAGCAGCCCTTTGTTCAGGGCCATTTCTCTCTTGACTCCATCCTCAGTCGGACTCCCCTCGCTCTGCAGTCTCTGTGCCTTCACACCCTCCTACCAAGGGTGGAGGGAATTTTCTTGCAGAGGCCcctacttctttctctcctatCCTGTATCAGAATGAGACCGTTGCCTCACACCCCTCAGTGGAGCCCCACGGTAACAGGATTTGGGCACACGTGTGAACCGCCCCCGTGGGACATCCGGGTCCCTTCCGCAGATGATTGTCACCAGGCCTGGGGCCGAGCACTCAGGCCACAGCGGCCCTGCCAGGTCCTCCTGCTGTTCCCCTCCCTCTCAGCTGAAGCTTTCCTTTCCAGAGGCTCCTTATCCTCTTCTGGGACAGTGCACCCCATCTCCAAGTCCCCGGACCCCAGGGCCCCCAAAGTCTGGGTTCTGTGACCatgccctgcctccctctctcacaTGACAGAGGCTCTCCCCGACAGCCCAGGGGTCCCAAAGGATACTTCCATTCCACGATGTTGATGCAGGCCTTCCTCAGGGGGTTCTGGAGGGTCAAGCAGAACAAGGCCCGGGGTGGCCTTGGCAGAATCTCCGGAACCGGCTTCTTGGGCTGTTTCTTCCTCAGGCCCTCATCCTGGGGTGAGGACGGCTCCATGGTTTTCCTGGCAGTCTTGCTgtctcctgtcccccaccccgcTGCCCTCTTCTCCCTGCGTCCCCAGTGCCCCCACCTTGGGGACTGGACTGGCTGAGCCTGCTGGGCCACGCGTGCCCTGCTGAGCCAGcccaggggcgggggcgggaggatTACTTTCCCTGCTCCCAGCAAGTAAAATTAGCCTCCACTGGCTCCCTGCTGCCTGGCCTGAGCTCCTGGGGCCAGGCAGCTGTCATTCCTTCCCAGCCCAGCCAGTGACATCCCAATATGTCCCTGAGGAGGTTGGTaggggggtggaggaaggaaatTTCAcatgggcctggggtgggggcagtgggaggcagGATGGAAGTCTTCAAGGCTGGGACCATAGAGAGTTCAGGAAGGGGGGTGATCTATGATATGGAGCCTTGAACTGCGGACGGGCTCCCTCATGCCAAGATGAGCTTCCCCTGGTCCCTAGCCCTATGGCACCCTCCAGAAAAGGTGCCGGGTGGCCTGGTTCAGCACAACTACACCACACCCCCATCCATCTCAGAACCTGCGGCCAGCTCCCAGGCCAAACCTCGCCGCCCATGAGCACCCCTGTCAGGGAAAGCTAACTTCTTCACGCTGGGGTGAAAGGCTCCCTCAGAAGAAACTTGAACGTGCACACTTCAGGCATGTACTCTCCTCCCTCAACCCCTCCAGCACCTAACTGCATAAAGCTCCTGTCTCCTGCCTGGGACTCCGGCCCCTGCCCGACAACGGTCCATGCTGTACACTAAGCTCCCTGGAAACCTTAACTGAACGCAGAGCTAACAGAACACCCCACACCGCCAGCAGGAAGTGCCCTGAGCTGCAGGTGGGAGTGACAATTGAGGTAGACAACGATCTGGAATCACAAAACCTgacaaattttttatttgacctcTTGGTACAAAGACAGTGCCATATGGTCCCATTACCCACAGAGGGATACGGTCTGAGGGGGGAAAACGCAGTTCTCAAGCAACCTGGGGGGAAAGGGGATGAAAAAGTTACACTGCGGATCCAGAGTAGGGCTGCGGGTGGGTAATCGCCCTCCAGCAAGGAAGCCAGGGGGCGCCACCAAGGCACACACGTGGCCTCTTCCCAAGCCTGATCTGGGCCAGCGAGTGCAAGCTTCGGTCTGGCCTCCTGTCCCGGCCtcagggttggggagagggggcggtgggggcggAGTGGGGGAGGCGGTGGCAAACAAGCTCCCCGAGTGGACGCTAGGATGTGAGGCCATCTCGTGGACAGCAAGGGCATGGCTCATCCCAACCAAAGACCGGCCAGCCTCCTGGAAAGTGGCAGACacgggcgcgggggggggggggggggggggggggggcacccgtGGCGACAGAGTCGGAGAGGGCCACCTCAACGGGTGGTGCACAACCCGGACCTGAGCTCCGACTTTCCGCAGCGCGCGGCTGAAGCAGAGCCGGAGGCCGGCTCCGGGATGGCCTTCCTGGGTTGCTCCGCTGCGGCCTGGTGCGCGCACGGCGCGCGCCCGGAACTTCCCCAGGCCCTGCGCCCTCACTGCACCGACGGGGCTCCTCCGGTCTCTACAGTGCCCCTCtatccccctccctgcccctctgccccaggctgGAAGGAACGGAGTCGGTGGTGACTGTGGCGGAGGGACGGAGTCGCAGACACGCGAGCGCGGCGGCCCCGCAAATGCCAGGGGCCTGCGCCGCACCATGCGTGACCTGGCAGTCCGGGGCTGCTCTCAGGAGTGGGACGGCCCCGGCGGACTCCGCTCCCCGCCCCCGCACCCCCGGCCGCGGTCCGGATCAGTGGCTGGATTCCTCGGACTCAAAGAACGgcgaggaggagaagcaggaggactCGGACGACTCGGGCACCTGGGAGGCGGGCGCCCGGGCCTCGCCGTCGCGGGGGCAGTCGGGCGGGGAGGCGGCGGGCGGCGCGCCGTCGGGGGCCGCGCTCAGCAACCCCTGCAGGTACTTGATGTAGCGGATGGCGGCGCGCAGGGTCTCCACCTTGCTGAGCCGCTTCTCGGCCAGCGCGCCCGGGAGGTGGCCGCGGAGGCGCGCGTAGCCCTCGTTGACGCACTTGACCCGCTGCCGCTCGCGCTCGTTGCGCTTCTGGATGAAGGCGGGCTCGAAGGGGTAGTCGTACACCCCGAAGGCCCCGGGGAAGGGCACGTAGGGGAACACGCCCGCGTAGGCGTCATAGTATTGTGGCTCGGCCGGGCCCTGGTACAGCAATAAGGGCACGTTGCCCAGGGGCTCGGCGGGGGGCAAGGACGCCCGGCGCGGAGGGGGCACGACGCCCAGCTGCATGCAGCTGGGGGGTGCCAGGGGCCGCCGGTCCACCAGGGCCCGGCAGAAGTTATTGTTCATGGTGCCGCGTGGAGCTGGACCCAGAGTGAGACCCTCCCCGAATCGCCCCTCCTTGGGGTCTGCACGGTCCCGACCACCGCAGGGACGAGTCACATCGCCAGCAGCAGCCCTGGGATACCAGGATGGGTCAGCACTCCTCTTCGCCCTTTGGGATGGCCTCCGAGGTCTCCCTGACCGGAGTCATCGCTGTGGCCCAGTGTGGCTCCTGGCAGAGGCTCAGAGGCACCCTCTCCGATCCAGCCGTCGTGCCGCAGGACTCCCGGGACCCCTGCCTTCTTCCGCGGCGCCCATGGGCAGGGCAGCAGGCCTTGGCACCCCACCTCCTcctgagcccaacatgggatcTCCCACGGGCACTAACCCTGGGACTTCATACTTGGGGCCATGGGCACCCCGTTCTTGTTCCTTACCGCCTTGGGGATCCCCCCGGCTGCTGGGCTACAAACCGCAGGCTGTAGTGAGGAGTGTGCCCACTGGGCTCAGGGAAATGTTTCTAAAAAAGGGGAGAGTGAACATATCAATTAGGAATTGTATTAGGGACTCTTCTGTGTCACCCCACCCCGACCCTCCAAGGGAATTGTAGGCACCTGAGGGGAGGCATTGTGGCCGCTGAGGAGGACAGGGACAGAGCCGGGTTCAAATCTGTGTTCATCCTTTAATGGCTGGGGGACCCCTCTGTGTCCTGGTTTCCACAAAGGGAGATAATTCAACATCCCTCACAGgacattaataataatatgtgagaatcaaatgagaaaaagtatACTAAAAAACACCTCGTGGGCCTGGCTTATAAAAAGTGCCCAGTGACCCTACGATTTaacaatcacactactaggtatttacctaagaatacaaaaatactaatccaAAGGGCTATATGTAccaaagtttatagcaacattCTCTaccatagccaaattatggaaccTGCCCAAGTGTCTGTcctttgatagatgaatggataaaaaagaggcGGTATATTATCTACattggagtattattcagccattaaaaaggatgaaatcttgccatttgaaacaacatggatgcagCTGCGAGTATAACGccaagcgaaataagccaatcagagaaagacaaataccataggatttcactcatagaattgaagaaaaaacacaaatgagcaaagggggaaaaagagagagagaaagaggcaaaccaagaaagagactc from Lutra lutra chromosome 15, mLutLut1.2, whole genome shotgun sequence includes these protein-coding regions:
- the ASCL5 gene encoding achaete-scute homolog 5: MNNNFCRALVDRRPLAPPSCMQLGVVPPPRRASLPPAEPLGNVPLLLYQGPAEPQYYDAYAGVFPYVPFPGAFGVYDYPFEPAFIQKRNERERQRVKCVNEGYARLRGHLPGALAEKRLSKVETLRAAIRYIKYLQGLLSAAPDGAPPAASPPDCPRDGEARAPASQVPESSESSCFSSSPFFESEESSH